From Streptomyces asiaticus, one genomic window encodes:
- the uvrB gene encoding excinuclease ABC subunit UvrB gives MRPVTQLERKVAPFEVVSPYQPSGDQPTAIADLDRRVRAGERDVVLLGATGTGKSATTAWMIEKLQRPTLVMAPNKTLAAQLANEFRELLPNNAVEYFVSYYDYYQPEAYVPQSDTYIEKDSSINEEVERLRHSATNSLLTRRDVVVVASVSCIYGLGTPQEYVDRMVPLKVGEEIDRDQLLRRFVDIQYNRNDMAFTRGTFRVRGDTIEIFPVYEELAVRIEMFGDEIEALSTLHPLTGEVISDDQELYVFPATHYVAGPERMEKAIAGIEAELEQTLARMEKQGKLLEAQRLRMRTTYDIEMMRQIGTCSGIENYSLHIDGRETGSPPHTLLDYFPEDFLLVIDESHVTVPQIGAMYEGDASRKRTLIEHGFRLPSALDNRPLKWEEFLERVGQTVYLSATPGTYEMSRGDGFVEQIIRPTGLVDPEVVVKPTEGQIDDLIHEIRTRTEKDERVLVTTLTKKMAEDLTDYMLELGIQVRYLHSDVDTLRRVELLRELRAGEFDVLVGINLLREGLDLPEVSLVAILDADKEGFLRSGTSLIQTIGRAARNVSGQVHMYADKVTPAMAKAIDETNRRREKQIAYNKANKIDPQPLRKKINDIVAQIAREDVDTEELLGTGYRKVKDGKGAKAAEPAAKGGKAKAAKGKAKEAVLTDRPAAELAEQIEEMTDRMRAAAAELQFEVAARLRDEVSELKKELRQMREAGVS, from the coding sequence CAGCCCAGCGGTGACCAGCCCACCGCCATCGCCGACCTCGACCGGCGCGTCCGCGCGGGGGAGAGGGACGTCGTCCTGCTCGGCGCGACCGGCACCGGCAAGTCCGCGACCACCGCGTGGATGATCGAGAAGCTTCAGCGGCCCACGCTGGTCATGGCTCCGAACAAGACGCTGGCCGCCCAGCTGGCCAATGAGTTCCGCGAGCTGTTGCCGAACAACGCGGTCGAGTACTTCGTCTCGTACTACGACTACTACCAGCCCGAGGCGTACGTCCCGCAGTCGGACACCTACATCGAGAAGGACTCCTCGATCAACGAGGAGGTGGAGCGGCTGCGCCACTCGGCGACGAACTCGCTGCTCACCCGGCGTGACGTGGTCGTGGTGGCCTCCGTCTCCTGCATCTACGGCCTCGGCACGCCGCAGGAGTACGTGGACCGCATGGTGCCGCTCAAGGTCGGCGAGGAGATCGACCGCGATCAGCTGCTGCGTCGCTTTGTCGATATTCAGTACAACCGCAATGACATGGCGTTCACCCGGGGCACCTTCCGGGTCCGCGGCGACACCATCGAGATCTTCCCGGTCTACGAGGAGCTCGCGGTCCGCATCGAGATGTTCGGCGACGAGATCGAGGCCCTGTCCACGCTCCACCCGCTCACCGGCGAAGTGATCAGCGACGACCAGGAGCTGTATGTGTTCCCGGCCACCCACTACGTGGCGGGGCCCGAGCGCATGGAGAAGGCCATCGCCGGGATCGAGGCCGAGCTGGAGCAGACCCTGGCCCGGATGGAGAAGCAGGGCAAGCTGCTGGAGGCCCAGCGGCTGCGGATGCGCACCACCTACGACATCGAGATGATGCGGCAGATCGGCACCTGCTCCGGCATCGAGAACTACTCGCTGCACATCGACGGCCGTGAGACCGGATCCCCGCCGCACACCCTGCTGGACTACTTCCCGGAGGACTTCCTCCTGGTCATCGACGAGTCGCATGTCACGGTGCCGCAGATCGGCGCGATGTACGAGGGCGACGCCTCCCGCAAGCGGACCCTGATCGAGCACGGCTTCCGGCTGCCCTCCGCGCTGGACAACCGCCCGCTGAAGTGGGAGGAGTTCCTGGAGCGGGTCGGCCAGACGGTCTATCTCTCCGCCACCCCGGGGACGTACGAGATGTCCCGCGGTGACGGCTTCGTGGAGCAGATCATCCGCCCGACCGGCCTGGTCGACCCGGAGGTCGTCGTCAAGCCGACCGAGGGCCAGATCGACGATCTCATCCATGAGATCCGCACCCGCACCGAGAAGGACGAGCGGGTCCTGGTCACCACCCTCACCAAGAAGATGGCCGAGGACCTCACCGACTACATGCTCGAATTGGGCATCCAGGTGCGCTATCTGCACAGCGATGTGGACACCCTGCGCCGGGTCGAGCTGCTGCGCGAGCTGCGCGCCGGTGAGTTCGACGTGCTGGTGGGCATCAACCTGCTGCGGGAGGGCCTCGACCTGCCGGAGGTCTCGCTGGTCGCCATCCTCGACGCCGACAAGGAGGGCTTCCTGCGCTCGGGCACCTCGCTGATCCAGACCATCGGCCGCGCCGCCCGTAACGTCTCGGGCCAGGTGCATATGTATGCCGACAAGGTCACCCCGGCGATGGCGAAGGCCATCGACGAGACCAACCGCCGCCGCGAGAAGCAGATCGCGTACAACAAGGCCAACAAGATCGATCCGCAGCCGCTGCGGAAGAAGATCAACGACATCGTGGCCCAGATCGCCCGCGAGGACGTCGACACGGAGGAGCTGCTCGGCACCGGCTACCGCAAGGTGAAGGACGGCAAGGGCGCGAAGGCGGCCGAGCCGGCGGCCAAGGGCGGCAAGGCCAAGGCCGCCAAGGGCAAGGCCAAGGAGGCGGTGCTGACCGACCGGCCCGCGGCCGAGCTCGCCGAGCAGATCGAGGAGATGACCGACCGCATGCGGGCCGCGGCGGCGGAGCTCCAGTTCGAGGTGGCGGCCCGACTGCGCGACGAGGTGTCGGAGTTGAAGAAGGAGCTGCGGCAGATGCGGGAGGCCGGAGTTTCCTGA
- a CDS encoding TerD family protein, which produces MTVNMSKGQAISLQKADGGTLTAVRMGLGWQAAPRRGLFGSRTREIDLDASAVLFADKQPTDVVFFRHLVSDDGSVRHTGDNLVGGAGQGGDDEAILVDLQRVPVHIDQIVFTVNSFTGQTFAEVQNAFCRLVDETNGQELARYTLTGGGQYTAQIMATVQRAGSAWQMKAVGEPANGRTFQDLMPHILPHL; this is translated from the coding sequence GTGACGGTCAACATGTCCAAGGGACAGGCCATCAGCCTGCAGAAGGCCGACGGGGGCACCCTGACCGCGGTGCGGATGGGGCTGGGCTGGCAGGCGGCGCCCCGCCGCGGGCTGTTCGGCTCCCGTACGCGGGAGATCGACCTCGACGCGTCGGCCGTCCTCTTCGCCGACAAGCAGCCCACCGATGTCGTCTTCTTCCGCCACCTGGTCAGCGACGACGGCTCGGTCCGCCACACCGGTGACAACCTCGTGGGCGGCGCCGGTCAGGGCGGCGACGACGAGGCGATCCTGGTCGACCTCCAGCGGGTGCCCGTCCACATCGACCAGATCGTCTTCACGGTGAACTCCTTCACCGGCCAGACCTTCGCCGAGGTGCAGAACGCGTTCTGCCGGCTGGTGGACGAGACCAACGGCCAGGAGCTCGCCCGCTACACCCTCACCGGCGGCGGGCAGTACACCGCCCAGATCATGGCCACGGTCCAGCGCGCGGGCAGCGCCTGGCAGATGAAGGCGGTCGGCGAGCCGGCCAACGGCCGCACCTTCCAGGACCTGATGCCGCACATCCTGCCGCATCTGTAA
- a CDS encoding TerD family protein translates to MTAELVRGQNHPLPQTRLEIRISAGNPIVAGATLGDERGTVHGAEWVAHPASPQLAGIEVPKQAAAAHRLAVDLDAMPEHIHRVTVLLALPTGVGGPARFGAMAAPFVAVTGLDGTEIASYTITDLDSESAVAALELYRRQGAWKVRAIGQGYAGGLAAMLHDQGLEQGADLAARINEAVARGMARSVAQPPPRPEGDGRVRTAAAGGGTDPAPAQPQTPPQQPQTPPRQPQTPPQQPQGAPAAGGSIDYQHPGRRTAAPPTPPPTAPPAAPGQPAQPVAGDASGWSMDERLYNQVWGMFEDLARTTAAYRSAVDFAESRMEQELDRVLSDPRTRVGPAADSARAEARAKQADLVEQARIALDRDLAQLIAEAEVVEAALPYAYARWDSPVWQAYQVPMEVPMALRLGDLHLPERTDLHIPMLVRLPLERGLWIDAGRSGSFDGPADSGELRRLAADAAVAIAARMLAVYPAGEFAVRVIDPAGSAAGSFAPLVGSGVLAEPPAAGAQGVSAVLAALTQRVDLVQMAIRSGATDALPPDLDTAEQLLIVHDFPHGFDDRAVTQLRYLADEGPSVGVHLMMVADREDARAYGPVLDPLWRSLLRLTPVADDHLADPWVGHAWTYEPPMVPPGSRVLGQVLGEVGRATQALREARARQSYGG, encoded by the coding sequence ATGACGGCCGAGCTGGTCCGAGGGCAGAACCACCCGCTGCCCCAGACCCGTTTGGAGATCCGGATCTCTGCGGGCAATCCGATCGTGGCCGGGGCGACACTCGGCGATGAGCGGGGCACGGTGCACGGCGCCGAATGGGTCGCGCATCCCGCCTCGCCCCAGCTGGCCGGGATAGAGGTGCCCAAACAGGCGGCGGCCGCCCACCGGCTCGCCGTGGACCTCGACGCGATGCCCGAGCACATCCACCGGGTCACCGTGCTGCTCGCGCTGCCGACCGGCGTCGGCGGCCCGGCCCGGTTCGGCGCCATGGCCGCGCCGTTCGTCGCCGTCACCGGCCTGGACGGCACCGAGATCGCCAGCTACACCATCACCGACCTGGACTCGGAGTCCGCGGTGGCCGCCCTGGAGCTCTACCGCAGGCAGGGCGCCTGGAAGGTGCGCGCCATCGGTCAGGGGTACGCGGGCGGGCTGGCCGCCATGCTGCACGACCAGGGGCTGGAGCAGGGCGCCGACCTCGCGGCGCGGATCAACGAGGCGGTGGCCCGCGGGATGGCCCGTTCGGTCGCCCAGCCCCCGCCCCGTCCCGAGGGCGACGGCCGGGTGCGCACGGCCGCCGCGGGCGGCGGCACCGACCCGGCCCCGGCCCAGCCCCAGACCCCGCCGCAGCAGCCCCAGACCCCGCCGCGGCAGCCCCAGACCCCGCCGCAGCAGCCGCAGGGTGCGCCCGCCGCCGGAGGGTCCATCGACTACCAGCACCCGGGCCGCCGTACGGCCGCGCCGCCCACGCCCCCGCCCACGGCGCCGCCCGCCGCCCCGGGGCAGCCCGCCCAGCCGGTCGCGGGCGACGCCTCCGGCTGGTCCATGGACGAGCGGCTCTACAACCAGGTCTGGGGGATGTTCGAGGACCTGGCCCGGACGACCGCGGCCTACCGCAGCGCCGTGGACTTCGCCGAGTCCCGCATGGAGCAGGAGCTGGACCGGGTGCTCTCCGACCCGCGCACCCGGGTGGGCCCGGCCGCCGACTCCGCCCGCGCCGAGGCGCGCGCCAAGCAGGCCGACCTCGTCGAGCAGGCCCGGATCGCCCTCGACCGCGATCTGGCGCAGCTCATCGCCGAGGCCGAGGTGGTGGAGGCGGCGCTGCCGTACGCCTACGCCCGCTGGGACAGCCCGGTGTGGCAGGCGTACCAGGTGCCGATGGAGGTCCCGATGGCCCTGCGCCTGGGCGATCTGCACCTTCCGGAGCGCACCGATCTGCACATCCCCATGCTGGTGCGGCTGCCGCTGGAGCGCGGGCTGTGGATCGACGCCGGGCGCTCGGGCTCGTTCGACGGACCGGCCGACTCCGGTGAGCTGCGCAGGCTGGCGGCGGACGCGGCGGTGGCGATCGCGGCGCGGATGCTGGCCGTCTATCCGGCCGGGGAGTTCGCGGTGCGTGTGATCGACCCGGCGGGTTCGGCCGCGGGCTCGTTCGCGCCGCTGGTGGGGTCCGGTGTGCTGGCCGAGCCGCCGGCGGCCGGGGCCCAGGGGGTCTCGGCGGTGCTCGCCGCGCTGACCCAGCGTGTCGACCTGGTCCAGATGGCGATCCGCAGCGGGGCCACGGACGCGCTGCCGCCGGATCTGGACACCGCCGAGCAGCTGCTGATCGTCCATGACTTCCCGCACGGCTTCGACGACCGGGCCGTCACCCAGCTGCGCTATCTGGCGGACGAGGGGCCCTCGGTGGGCGTGCATCTGATGATGGTCGCCGACCGTGAGGACGCGCGGGCCTACGGTCCGGTGCTGGACCCGCTGTGGCGGTCGCTGCTGCGGCTCACGCCGGTGGCCGACGACCACCTCGCCGACCCCTGGGTGGGTCATGCGTGGACCTACGAGCCGCCGATGGTGCCGCCGGGCAGCCGGGTGCTGGGCCAGGTGCTGGGGGAGGTGGGGAGGGCCACGCAGGCTCTGAGGGAGGCTCGGGCCCGCCAGTCCTACGGCGGCTGA
- a CDS encoding TerC family protein, which produces MDVSVTMWGLTILGLCALIAVDFFIGGRKPHEVSLKEAGIWTAVWVALAGLFGLGLLVFAGGQPSGEFFAGFITEKSLSVDNLFVFVLIMAKFAVPTIYQQRVLMVGVLIALVLRAVFIAAGAAIVSTFAWVFYIFGAFLIWTAWKLIQEARADEEEEEFEENRLLKAVEKRFPSTDRYHDTKLFIVENGKRLMTPMLIVMLAIGTTDVLFALDSIPAIFGLTQDPYIVFTANAFALMGLRQLYFLIGGLLKKLVHLSYGLSIILGFIGVKLVLHALHESGVHVPEISIPVSLGVICAVLAVTTATSLYASKKQALAEAGSGEDRARDKDSVDV; this is translated from the coding sequence GTGGACGTATCCGTGACCATGTGGGGGCTGACGATTCTCGGCCTCTGCGCCCTGATCGCCGTCGACTTCTTCATAGGCGGCCGCAAACCGCATGAGGTCTCCCTCAAGGAGGCCGGGATCTGGACCGCGGTCTGGGTCGCCCTCGCCGGGCTCTTCGGGCTCGGGCTGCTGGTCTTCGCGGGCGGCCAGCCCTCCGGCGAGTTCTTCGCGGGCTTCATCACCGAGAAGTCGCTGAGCGTCGACAACCTCTTCGTCTTCGTCCTGATCATGGCGAAGTTCGCCGTGCCGACGATCTACCAGCAGCGCGTGCTCATGGTGGGTGTGCTGATCGCCCTGGTGCTGCGCGCGGTCTTCATCGCCGCCGGCGCCGCGATCGTCTCGACCTTCGCCTGGGTCTTCTACATCTTCGGCGCCTTCCTCATCTGGACGGCCTGGAAGCTCATCCAGGAGGCGCGGGCCGATGAGGAGGAAGAGGAGTTCGAGGAGAACCGGCTGCTCAAGGCGGTCGAGAAGCGATTCCCGTCCACCGACCGTTACCACGACACCAAGCTGTTCATCGTGGAGAACGGCAAGCGGCTGATGACCCCGATGCTGATCGTCATGCTGGCGATCGGCACCACCGACGTCCTCTTCGCGCTGGACTCGATACCCGCGATCTTCGGCCTCACCCAGGACCCGTACATCGTCTTCACCGCCAACGCCTTCGCGCTGATGGGCCTGCGCCAGCTGTACTTCCTCATCGGTGGCCTGCTCAAGAAGCTGGTCCACCTCTCGTACGGGCTGTCGATCATCCTCGGCTTCATCGGCGTCAAGCTGGTGCTGCACGCGCTGCACGAGTCCGGGGTGCATGTCCCGGAGATCAGCATCCCGGTCTCCCTCGGCGTCATCTGCGCGGTGCTCGCCGTGACCACGGCCACCAGCCTGTACGCCTCGAAGAAACAGGCCCTGGCGGAGGCGGGGAGCGGGGAGGACCGGGCCCGGGACAAGGACAGCGTCGACGTCTGA
- a CDS encoding MFS transporter: protein MARLAAASLAGTAIEFYDFFVYGTAAALVLGPLFFPTFSPLAGTLAAFGTFGVGFVSRPLGSMLFGPLGDRHGRRPVLIASLMLTGLATVAVGFVPTYDSIGIAAPVLLLVLRFLQGLGLGGEWGGAVLLTAEHAPAARRGLWSGFPQVGPSVGFLLANGTMLTLSATLSDGEFRSWGWRVPFWGAGLLAGAGLLLRAQVTESPRFRELAERGEQAAAPLAEVVRGHWRLVLLTAGGLAVGYAVFYAVTTWSLAYGTERLGVARTTLLGCIMAAVAVLGALTPLAAHLGDRFGRRPMCLVGCVAIVVWMFPLVALLRTGEPPLMFLGFLGALLAFISMFAVTSAYLPELFEARVRCTGAALGYNLAGVLGGALTPIVATAVSHGDGPPWGVAAYLIAVALLSLGCFALLPETRPTADRPDGGRPAVRPLEAGEAAV from the coding sequence ATGGCCCGCCTCGCCGCCGCGTCCCTGGCCGGCACCGCGATCGAGTTCTACGACTTCTTCGTCTACGGCACGGCCGCGGCGCTCGTCCTCGGCCCGCTGTTCTTCCCCACCTTCTCGCCGCTGGCCGGCACCCTCGCCGCCTTCGGCACCTTCGGCGTCGGCTTCGTCTCCCGGCCGCTGGGCTCGATGCTCTTCGGGCCCCTCGGCGACCGCCATGGGCGCCGTCCGGTGCTCATCGCCTCGCTGATGCTCACCGGGCTCGCGACCGTCGCCGTGGGTTTCGTCCCGACCTACGACTCGATCGGCATCGCCGCCCCCGTTCTGCTGCTCGTGCTGCGCTTCCTCCAGGGGCTCGGGCTGGGCGGCGAGTGGGGCGGCGCGGTGCTGCTGACCGCCGAGCACGCGCCCGCCGCGCGGCGCGGGCTGTGGTCGGGCTTTCCGCAAGTCGGCCCGTCCGTCGGCTTTCTGCTGGCCAACGGCACGATGCTGACCCTGTCGGCCACGCTGAGCGACGGCGAGTTCCGGTCCTGGGGGTGGCGGGTGCCGTTCTGGGGCGCGGGGCTGCTGGCGGGCGCCGGGCTGCTGCTGCGGGCCCAGGTGACCGAGTCCCCGCGGTTCCGGGAGCTGGCCGAGCGCGGTGAGCAGGCCGCCGCGCCGCTGGCCGAGGTGGTGCGCGGCCACTGGCGGCTGGTCCTGCTGACCGCGGGCGGTCTTGCGGTGGGCTACGCCGTCTTCTACGCGGTCACGACCTGGTCGCTGGCGTACGGCACGGAGCGGCTCGGGGTGGCCCGCACCACCCTGCTGGGCTGCATCATGGCGGCCGTGGCGGTCCTGGGTGCCCTCACGCCCCTGGCGGCCCATCTCGGCGACCGCTTCGGGCGGCGGCCGATGTGCCTGGTGGGCTGCGTGGCCATCGTGGTCTGGATGTTTCCGCTGGTGGCGCTGTTGCGCACCGGGGAGCCGCCGCTGATGTTCCTCGGCTTCCTGGGCGCGCTGCTCGCCTTCATCAGCATGTTCGCCGTGACCTCGGCCTATCTGCCCGAGCTGTTCGAGGCGCGGGTGCGCTGTACGGGGGCGGCGCTCGGCTACAACCTCGCGGGCGTCCTGGGCGGGGCGCTCACCCCGATCGTGGCGACGGCGGTGTCCCACGGCGACGGTCCGCCCTGGGGCGTCGCCGCGTATCTGATCGCCGTGGCGCTGCTGAGCCTGGGCTGCTTCGCCCTGCTGCCGGAGACACGGCCGACGGCCGACCGTCCGGATGGTGGACGGCCGGCCGTACGGCCTCTGGAGGCCGGGGAGGCGGCTGTGTGA